In Arthrobacter citreus, a single genomic region encodes these proteins:
- a CDS encoding toxic anion resistance protein — MSVNTLTSLENQDEIIKANPNEMKLQLRNEPEVHRLTNSIDYKNQIALLEYGKEPANEISTFSGKILNTIKASSMEESSVLLKQLGKIMDRFDAKDFAEEKGFLSKIFNRGQKLIDKLFDKYQSMGTEIDKVYIEITKYEHEMKSSTNTLEQLYEQNVMYYLELEKYIVAAEMKAEELKTQLPALTERAGTGNQLAMMELDTLKNAIELIEQRTYDLEMAKQVAYQSAPQIRMLQRGNTKLIGKINSAFVTTIPIFKTALINAISAKRQNLVAQSMDELDKRTNELLLRNANTISQQSVDIARLSGAPSIKIETMEETWNIIMKGMQETKAIEEENKVQREQGKLRLEQLQENFIKLKQGN, encoded by the coding sequence ATGTCTGTAAATACACTTACTAGTTTAGAAAATCAAGATGAAATCATAAAAGCTAATCCAAATGAAATGAAATTACAATTAAGAAATGAACCGGAAGTACATCGTTTAACTAATTCAATCGATTACAAAAATCAAATTGCTTTATTAGAGTATGGAAAAGAACCAGCGAATGAAATTTCAACTTTTTCAGGCAAAATATTAAATACGATTAAGGCTTCAAGTATGGAAGAATCTAGCGTTCTATTAAAGCAATTGGGTAAAATTATGGACCGCTTTGATGCGAAGGATTTTGCAGAGGAAAAAGGATTTCTCTCTAAAATTTTTAATCGCGGACAAAAGTTAATCGATAAGTTATTTGATAAGTATCAATCAATGGGGACTGAAATTGATAAAGTTTATATAGAAATTACAAAGTATGAACATGAAATGAAGTCATCTACAAATACATTAGAACAACTTTACGAGCAAAATGTCATGTATTATTTGGAATTAGAAAAATATATTGTAGCTGCAGAAATGAAAGCCGAAGAGCTAAAAACTCAGCTTCCTGCATTAACAGAAAGAGCTGGAACTGGTAATCAACTTGCTATGATGGAATTAGACACTTTAAAAAATGCGATAGAGCTAATTGAACAACGTACTTATGATTTAGAAATGGCGAAACAAGTGGCATACCAATCAGCACCGCAAATTCGTATGTTACAACGCGGTAATACAAAGTTGATAGGTAAAATTAACTCAGCATTTGTAACAACAATTCCAATCTTTAAAACGGCATTAATTAATGCGATTTCGGCAAAGAGACAAAATTTAGTAGCACAATCGATGGATGAGTTAGACAAGAGAACAAATGAATTATTATTACGCAATGCAAATACAATTTCACAGCAAAGTGTTGATATTGCTAGATTATCAGGTGCGCCTAGCATTAAAATTGAGACGATGGAAGAGACTTGGAATATCATTATGAAGGGTATGCAAGAAACGAAAGCGATTGAAGAAGAAAATAAAGTTCAACGCGAACAAGGTAAATTGCGCTTAGAGCAGCTTCAGGAAAACTTCATTAAACTTAAGCAAGGAAACTAA
- a CDS encoding iron chelate uptake ABC transporter family permease subunit produces MSVMKQPKNKTTQVVGTNKKTITSMRLQRFLGFIIALLLLVAVVFLSLMIGAKSIPPRVVWDALFSPNNSYDHTIILTTRVPRTLIALIVGPAFGLAGALIQVLTRNPLADPGILGVNAGAAFAVAIGVGVFSVTSMSAYMWFALAGALVATIAVYIISGGAGKKAPTPVQITLAGVALGATLSGITTSLTLINSKAFARMLNWSVGTLARRSLDDLWLVLPILIVGALLAFVITPALNAIAFGDDRASSLGVNVGVTRTIGLIAITLLAGGATAIAGPIGFIGLMVPHCVRWFVGPDQFWIFLYSIVAAPILLILSDIIGRVVLLPSEVPVGIITGLVGAPILLILVRRRKASGL; encoded by the coding sequence GTGAGCGTGATGAAGCAACCAAAAAACAAAACGACTCAAGTAGTTGGGACAAATAAAAAGACAATTACTTCAATGCGGTTGCAACGGTTTTTGGGCTTCATCATAGCACTTTTACTTTTGGTAGCCGTAGTATTCTTAAGTTTAATGATCGGTGCGAAGTCTATTCCACCTAGAGTTGTATGGGATGCGTTGTTTTCACCAAACAACAGCTATGACCATACGATCATTCTTACTACTCGGGTTCCTCGAACACTAATTGCACTTATAGTTGGACCTGCTTTTGGCTTAGCAGGTGCATTGATTCAAGTCCTTACCAGGAATCCGCTAGCGGACCCTGGTATTCTTGGTGTAAACGCAGGTGCAGCTTTTGCAGTAGCTATAGGAGTTGGTGTATTTTCTGTTACATCAATGTCCGCCTATATGTGGTTTGCACTAGCAGGAGCATTAGTAGCAACAATTGCTGTGTATATTATTAGTGGAGGAGCAGGTAAAAAAGCACCTACTCCTGTACAAATTACATTAGCTGGGGTTGCGCTTGGGGCCACATTGAGCGGAATTACAACATCATTAACATTAATAAATAGTAAGGCATTCGCACGAATGTTGAACTGGAGCGTTGGAACATTAGCTAGAAGAAGTCTTGATGATCTTTGGCTTGTTCTTCCTATTTTAATAGTTGGAGCCTTACTTGCTTTTGTTATAACTCCAGCATTAAATGCGATCGCATTTGGAGACGATCGTGCATCTTCATTGGGTGTAAATGTTGGTGTGACTCGTACAATCGGATTAATTGCCATCACTTTATTGGCTGGTGGTGCAACAGCAATAGCTGGCCCAATTGGTTTTATAGGCTTGATGGTGCCACATTGTGTACGATGGTTTGTTGGTCCAGATCAATTCTGGATCTTTTTATACTCAATTGTAGCAGCACCGATTCTACTCATTTTATCGGATATTATTGGTAGGGTTGTATTGTTACCTTCTGAAGTTCCAGTAGGAATCATCACAGGATTGGTTGGTGCACCGATTCTACTGATTCTTGTTCGTAGACGTAAAGCGAGTGGATTATAA
- a CDS encoding TerD family protein: protein MAISLQKGQKVDLTKGRAGLSSLTVGLGWDPVKKSGGFFGFGKQENIDCDASVLMLDENDKLRSASDVIYFGNKRSLCGSIVHSGDNLTGDGNGDDEQVFVNLNKVPSYVHKLVFVVNIYACVQRKQDFGMIKNAFIRVVDKASNSELVNYNITDSYSGLTALFPGEIYRHNGEWKFSAVGEGTKDIALDKIVQRFQ from the coding sequence ATGGCAATTTCTTTACAAAAAGGTCAAAAAGTCGACCTTACAAAAGGAAGAGCGGGACTTTCTTCTTTAACTGTAGGTCTAGGATGGGATCCAGTGAAAAAAAGTGGTGGTTTCTTCGGATTTGGTAAACAAGAAAACATTGACTGTGACGCTTCCGTTTTAATGTTAGATGAAAATGACAAGTTAAGAAGTGCAAGTGATGTAATTTATTTTGGGAACAAAAGAAGCTTATGCGGTAGTATAGTACATTCTGGCGATAACCTAACAGGTGATGGAAACGGTGACGATGAGCAAGTATTTGTTAATTTGAATAAGGTACCTTCTTATGTACATAAACTTGTATTTGTTGTAAATATCTATGCTTGTGTTCAACGTAAGCAAGATTTCGGAATGATTAAAAATGCATTTATCCGTGTAGTAGACAAAGCTTCAAACTCTGAGTTAGTAAACTATAATATCACTGATAGTTATTCAGGTTTAACTGCATTATTCCCTGGTGAGATTTATCGTCATAATGGCGAGTGGAAATTCTCAGCAGTTGGAGAAGGAACAAAAGATATAGCGCTTGATAAAATCGTTCAACGTTTTCAATAA
- a CDS encoding TerD family protein has protein sequence MALNLLKGQKVDLTKTNPGLTNIVVGLGWDTNKYHGGNDFDLDSSVFLLNGASKCASEQDFVFYNNTVGGNGSVEHHGDNRTGAGDGDDEQVTVNLTNVPASVEKIAFAITIHDAEARNQNFGQVSNSYVRILNESNGEELVRYDLGEDFSIETSVVVGELYRHNGEWKFNAIGSGYQGGLVSLVRDYGLDA, from the coding sequence ATGGCATTAAATTTATTAAAAGGACAAAAAGTAGATTTAACAAAAACAAATCCTGGTTTAACAAATATTGTTGTTGGTTTAGGTTGGGACACTAATAAGTACCATGGTGGAAATGACTTTGATTTAGACTCATCAGTATTTTTATTAAATGGCGCTAGTAAATGTGCTTCTGAACAAGATTTTGTTTTCTATAATAACACTGTAGGTGGAAATGGATCAGTTGAACACCATGGTGATAATAGAACTGGTGCTGGCGATGGAGACGACGAGCAAGTAACAGTTAATCTTACAAACGTTCCTGCTTCAGTTGAAAAGATTGCATTCGCAATTACGATTCATGACGCAGAAGCACGTAACCAAAACTTCGGACAAGTAAGTAATTCATATGTTCGTATTTTAAACGAATCAAACGGTGAAGAGTTAGTTCGCTATGATTTAGGTGAAGATTTCTCAATCGAAACTTCAGTAGTTGTTGGTGAGTTATATCGTCATAATGGCGAGTGGAAATTCAATGCAATTGGTAGTGGATACCAAGGCGGTTTAGTTTCATTAGTTAGAGATTACGGCTTAGACGCTTAA
- a CDS encoding iron-siderophore ABC transporter substrate-binding protein encodes MISNMKMPKILGIVMSLLLIIGLVGCSSDSSKKSDKKSSNESAVTIDTKFGKVEIKGHPKRVVALGWGDAETALSLGVEPIGASDWLAFGGDGVGPWLKGTYKKSPTLLGTMELDYEKIASLKPDLILDVKSSGDEERYKRLSEIAPTVGVPKDGDNYLTSTKEQVQMIAQALGKVSKGEQLLKDVDVAFDKAAKANPEFAGKTVAVGAYDSSGFGAYVKGDSRVDFVTRLGFKNKEEIEKLAQGNFFIKVADEKLDLLNADLTLVLPIFVDPKEITNNKLYQKIPSVADGRSLILDTNSSNAFSTGTVPALLWAIDNLPKQFKTALEGGE; translated from the coding sequence ATGATTAGCAATATGAAAATGCCTAAAATACTTGGGATTGTAATGTCTTTATTATTAATAATTGGACTAGTTGGCTGTTCGTCAGATTCAAGTAAAAAGTCTGATAAAAAGTCTTCAAATGAATCCGCTGTCACAATCGATACTAAATTTGGTAAAGTGGAAATCAAAGGACATCCTAAGCGCGTAGTAGCTCTAGGTTGGGGAGATGCAGAGACTGCATTAAGTCTTGGAGTTGAACCAATTGGTGCAAGTGACTGGCTTGCTTTTGGTGGAGACGGTGTTGGACCATGGTTAAAAGGTACATATAAAAAGTCACCAACTCTTCTTGGTACAATGGAACTTGATTACGAGAAAATTGCTTCACTTAAACCAGATTTAATTCTTGATGTAAAATCTTCAGGTGATGAAGAACGATATAAACGACTTTCAGAAATTGCTCCAACGGTTGGAGTTCCAAAAGATGGAGATAACTATTTAACTTCTACTAAAGAACAAGTACAAATGATTGCTCAAGCTCTTGGTAAAGTTAGTAAAGGAGAACAACTTCTTAAGGATGTAGACGTAGCATTTGATAAAGCTGCTAAAGCGAATCCTGAATTTGCAGGCAAAACGGTTGCAGTTGGTGCTTACGATTCTTCAGGTTTCGGTGCATACGTAAAAGGAGATTCTCGTGTTGATTTTGTAACGCGACTTGGTTTCAAAAATAAAGAAGAGATTGAAAAACTAGCACAAGGTAATTTCTTTATTAAAGTTGCTGATGAAAAGTTAGATCTTTTAAACGCTGATCTTACTCTTGTATTACCTATTTTTGTTGATCCAAAAGAGATTACTAACAATAAACTTTATCAGAAGATTCCTTCTGTAGCTGATGGAAGATCATTAATTCTTGATACGAATTCATCAAACGCATTTTCAACAGGTACGGTTCCTGCATTATTATGGGCAATCGATAATTTACCAAAACAATTTAAAACAGCATTAGAAGGCGGGGAGTAA